The Crassostrea angulata isolate pt1a10 chromosome 1, ASM2561291v2, whole genome shotgun sequence nucleotide sequence GCTTCTCAGAACATGTTTATGTTAATAAATACAACAAGGAAAGTGGTAAGTTGGTCTGAACAATGTCGACTTGTCTTTGTCATAAACATAAGAGGTCCCCAAGAGGATATCTGCCCTAAACAGGCGCCTATCATTCGATAGTTTGATAATTAAGATCGCAATTAACCTCTAGGTCATTCTTTATGCCATTATGACGATACAGCAggtaaattgatataaaaaggaCCCAAGCATGCTTCAGAACATCACTTCTCAAGTATAACCTTATCAACAACAGCAATAATGCCAGAGGAACCGGCTTCCGTAACAAAAGTTATCAGCTCTACTTTGAAAAAACTTCGGTACGGAGGAAAGAGTAAATCCCGGAAAGAATTGGAAAGTGGTAAAATGGAACCCGGAAAAGTCATCCAGAGACAGGAGATTGAGCTGCAGAGATGCTGGGAGGGAAAGCTGGTCTTCCTTCTTCACAACGTCTTCACCAAGAAGGCAAGCCTTGATTTCGCGCATAATAGCAACAGTCATCCCACAAAACCATTTCATACGTCTGTGTGAAAGAACGGTTTTCGTGTGTGTGATATTGTGCTTTAGTTTATATCTTAAACCAATGATTCTTTCATTCTTTGAACTCAAAATGATAGTTTGAATGATatgttaagaaataatataACCTAATTCTTATATCTATTTGTAGGAATGCTTGCAGTTGATCAAGGAATCTGAAATGAGAGGTTTCAGTCCTGCTATGATCCATACTGCTGATGGAAAGTAAGTATGACATCTTTCCTGGAAAATGTGTTTCTAGAATGTGGATAAGTACATAGACAGTGTACACTGTGTGCCTGAAATAATGTTTAATCCAATAACTATGATTATATGTCTATACATGATAAAGATTTTAGTCAACTAAGTTGAGCTCTGAATAAgttatgaatgataattttgcAGAGAAATTACAAAGACTGACACAAGAAACAATTACCACAACTTCCTGGATTCTGTGGAGGAAATGGAGAAAATACAGAAGAGATTGAGACCATACATTCCAGAACTTTGGCGAAATCACAAAATAGTAGGACTGAACGAAAGGTAACAAAACAGAAAAGTATTCTTCTGCACGTATATATTTTGAACCAAAT carries:
- the LOC128179058 gene encoding uncharacterized protein LOC128179058 isoform X2, with protein sequence MPEEPASVTKVISSTLKKLRYGGKSKSRKELESGKMEPGKVIQRQEIELQRCWEGKLVFLLHNVFTKKECLQLIKESEMRGFSPAMIHTADGKEITKTDTRNNYHNFLDSVEEMEKIQKRLRPYIPELWRNHKIVGLNERLRVQRYDSGEYFKPHFDAGFRRENGEKSFLSVQIFLNDDFLGGDTTFLDLEESERIEVEPRTGSVLIYQHDILHEDSAVLSGRKYALRTDVMYSAEKVEDEKELRRLRKNDKGKFGMFM